A genomic segment from Paenibacillus sp. FSL K6-1096 encodes:
- a CDS encoding OFA family MFS transporter, which produces MITDTASKRWLIVLGTVIMQMGLGTIYTWSLFNAHLVSKFGWELSSVSITFSITSFALAFATLFAGKLQDRFGLRRLTAAAGIMLGLGLMLSSQASSLPVFYLLAGVVVGYADGTAYITSLSNLMKWFPKNKGLISGVSVGAYGTGSLIFKYINGSLIESAGVSNAFLYWGLIVMVMIVTGSLLVREAPAAAPATAAPAAGNRASGAAVLPKDYTVKQMLRTKEAYLLFVIFFTACMSGLYLIGIVKDIGVQLAGLDVAAAANAVAMIAIFNTAGRLILGALSDKMNRLKLISATLAVTAIAMFTLSYATLSYGLFFACVAAIAFCFGGNITIFPAIVSDFFGLKNHSKNYGIVYQGFGIGALSGSFIAAFLGGFKPTFIIIGLLCVLACLLAVSLKPPVAARRTKAKGMSLKPSRHSA; this is translated from the coding sequence ATGATAACGGATACAGCCAGCAAACGGTGGCTCATTGTACTGGGCACAGTGATTATGCAAATGGGACTCGGGACGATTTATACCTGGAGCCTGTTCAATGCCCATCTGGTCAGCAAATTCGGTTGGGAGCTCAGCTCGGTTTCTATAACTTTTTCGATCACCAGCTTCGCCCTGGCCTTCGCTACATTATTCGCCGGGAAGCTGCAGGACCGGTTCGGCCTCCGCAGACTGACCGCCGCGGCCGGAATCATGCTCGGGCTGGGGCTGATGTTAAGCTCGCAGGCCAGCTCTCTGCCGGTGTTCTACCTGCTGGCCGGCGTTGTGGTCGGATATGCCGACGGAACGGCGTACATTACGTCACTGTCCAACCTGATGAAGTGGTTCCCGAAGAACAAAGGGCTGATCTCCGGCGTCTCCGTAGGAGCATACGGAACAGGCAGTCTGATCTTCAAATATATCAACGGCAGCCTGATTGAATCGGCGGGGGTGTCGAATGCTTTTCTGTACTGGGGCCTGATCGTCATGGTGATGATTGTGACCGGCTCACTGCTGGTCCGGGAAGCACCTGCGGCTGCTCCGGCAACTGCTGCACCTGCGGCAGGAAACCGGGCATCTGGGGCGGCAGTGCTGCCCAAGGATTATACCGTGAAGCAAATGCTGCGCACGAAGGAAGCATACCTGCTGTTCGTAATCTTCTTCACCGCCTGCATGAGCGGGCTCTATCTGATCGGAATCGTGAAGGACATCGGCGTGCAGCTGGCGGGGTTGGATGTAGCGGCGGCAGCGAATGCAGTGGCAATGATTGCCATCTTTAATACGGCCGGACGCCTGATTCTCGGGGCTTTGTCTGATAAAATGAACCGGCTGAAGCTGATTAGTGCCACTCTGGCGGTCACGGCTATTGCGATGTTCACCCTCAGCTATGCTACGCTCAGCTACGGGCTGTTCTTCGCCTGTGTTGCGGCCATCGCCTTCTGCTTCGGCGGCAACATCACCATTTTCCCGGCGATTGTCAGCGACTTCTTCGGTCTGAAGAACCACAGCAAGAACTATGGCATCGTCTACCAGGGCTTCGGGATCGGCGCATTGTCCGGCTCGTTCATCGCCGCCTTCCTGGGCGGATTCAAGCCCACCTTCATCATCATCGGCCTGCTGTGTGTCCTGGCCTGCCTTCTGGCAGTTTCGCTGAAGCCTCCGGTAGCGGCAAGACGGACCAAAGCCAAGGGAATGAGTCTGAAGCCTTCACGGCATTCAGCTTAA